The sequence below is a genomic window from Phormidium ambiguum IAM M-71.
TTAATTAATTTGCTCAGTAATGCGGTTAAGTTCACGCCCAAAGGAAGTGTTGGTTTAAAAGTTTACCGTTCTTGCGAAACTGTTGATGGTTGCATTACTGAGAAGGTGAATTTTACAGTTTGGGATACTGGCATTGGGATCGATCCAAGCGATCAAGTCAAATTATTTTCTCCCTTTTCGCAAATTCATACTTCTTTATCTCGAAAATTTTCGGGAACTGGTTTGGGTTTAGCGATCGCACGCAGATTAGCCGAACTTCACGGCGGATCGATTACCCTAGAATCACGTTTGGGAAAAGGTACTAGTTTTACTCTACAAATGCCGCTATTTACTACATCTTCTCCAAGTTACCAATTGAGTTATGAAGGGGATGGGGGAGAAAAGGAGAGCTAAAATTTTCTCGTTTCATTAACCCACCACCCAACAACAACCTAATTTTATCGACGTAATGCCATATCAGCAGGCAAACAGATGAGGTTATCATCTTGGGTGAGGATTAATCCTCGTTGCCGTAATTTACCCATAAGGCGGGTAACGGTGACGCGAGTAGAACCGATGGCGCTACCAATTTGGGCATGAGTTAATGTCCAAGGAAGACTGTAGCCTTGCTCTGTGGGTTCGCCATATTCTTCTATTAATAAGGTGAGGAATCCTAAAAGGCGATCGATCGTCCGGCGTTGTCCCAGAGTACTCAACCATAACAATTTGCGTTGGTGCTGATAGCGAAATGCGTCCAACACTTCTCGACGAAAATGAGGCCAATTATCTAAATCGTGCCAGTACATCCAAATTACGGAAGTTTGATCGATGTGAGCATAACTGTGTAATGTAAAAGGCGATTGAGCCACGATTTCAAAAGGTTGTCCAGCACCAACAAAACCTAAAAAAGCTTCTTCTTGATTCAGATTAGCGACGGCGCGAGTACCTGGGTTCCGATGAGTT
It includes:
- a CDS encoding Crp/Fnr family transcriptional regulator, with product MLPQSVSLEPNTLNSEALRPEPARPFLTWQRILDWANEHYRCRTFSKDEKIPARPGLLYLVQRGAVRMVGVAQVSATHRNPGTRAVANLNQEEAFLGFVGAGQPFEIVAQSPFTLHSYAHIDQTSVIWMYWHDLDNWPHFRREVLDAFRYQHQRKLLWLSTLGQRRTIDRLLGFLTLLIEEYGEPTEQGYSLPWTLTHAQIGSAIGSTRVTVTRLMGKLRQRGLILTQDDNLICLPADMALRR